From Hydra vulgaris chromosome 15, alternate assembly HydraT2T_AEP, one genomic window encodes:
- the LOC136092075 gene encoding uncharacterized protein LOC136092075, with protein MPGNSGYYTNNKKTCPESVRFIGKEKFPKKLLMWIAISDRGMSEPLFRTSKAVAINSSIYINECLEKRLLPFIHKYHGDFNYLFWPDLASSYYSKGSLNWMDQYVYYIDKESNPPNVPQAQPIENFWGHLAQKVYEGDLQAST; from the coding sequence ATGCCTGGAAATTCTGGATACTACacaaacaacaaaaagacaTGCCCAGAAAGTGTTCGTTTTATAGGAAAAgagaaatttccaaaaaaattattaatgtggATAGCCATATCTGACCGTGGTATGTCCGAGCCATTGTTTCGTACTTCCAAGGCTGTAGCGATCAATTCATCaatctatattaatgaatgttTAGAAAAACGACTTCTTCCATTTATTCACAAGTATCATGGAGactttaactatttattttggcCAGATTTAGCAAGTTCTTATTATTCTAAAGGTTCTCTAAATTGGATGGACCAATATGTCTATTATATTGATAAAGAATCCAATCCCCCAAATGTGCCTCAAGCACAaccaattgaaaatttttgggGACATTTGGCACAGAAGGTTTACGAGGGAGATTTGCAAGCTTCAACATAG